In a single window of the Gossypium hirsutum isolate 1008001.06 chromosome D02, Gossypium_hirsutum_v2.1, whole genome shotgun sequence genome:
- the LOC107908872 gene encoding gallate 1-beta-glucosyltransferase translates to MRTESLLHVFLVSFPGQGHVNPHLRLGKRLASKGLFVTLSTPKGFAQKMAEANNITDDHPIPVGDGFLQFGSFEDGWDDDDPRRAHLDQYMHQLELAGKPAISAMIERYAEQNRPVSCLINNPFIPWASDVAESLGIPSAMLWVQSCACFAAYYHYNHGLVKFPTETDPEIDVQLPSMPLLKHDEVPSFLHPSTPFAFLRTAILGQFKKLDKQFCVLMDTFQELEPEIVEYMSKFCLIKTVGPLFKYPEVPNNTIRCDIMKPDDCIEWLDSKPAASVIYISFGTVVYLKQEQVDEIAEALLATGISYLWVMKPPAKESGLPIHTLPEGFLEKVGDNGKVVQWSPQDKVLIHPSVSCFVSHCGWNSTMEALSCGVPIVAFPQWGDQVTNAVYLVDVFKTGVRMGGGEAENRIIPKEEVAKCFVEATVGPKAKDLKRNALKWKAAAEAAMAGGGSSDRNIQAFINEVRRRCTSTDNDAATMNFVNKHSPTEVEIV, encoded by the coding sequence ATGAGAACTGAGTCTCTGCTTCATGTCTTTCTTGTTTCATTTCCAGGCCAAGGCCATGTAAACCCTCATCTTAGACTCGGCAAGCGCCTCGCTTCCAAGGGTTTGTTTGTCACACTATCTACACCCAAAGGCTTCGCCCAAAAGATGGCTGAAGCCAACAACATCACTGACGACCACCCTATCCCAGTGGGCGACGGCTTTCTCCAGTTCGGATCGTTCGAGGATGGCTGGGACGACGACGACCCCAGACGCGCACACCTCGACCAATACATGCACCAACTGGAGCTCGCTGGCAAACCAGCGATTTCAGCGATGATCGAGAGATACGCCGAGCAAAACCGCCCCGTTTCTTGCTTAATCAACAACCCTTTCATTCCTTGGGCATCTGATGTTGCTGAAAGTCTCGGCATCCCTTCTGCAATGCTTTGGGTGCAGTCTTGCGCGTGTTTCGCCGCCTATTACCATTACAATCATGGGTTAGTGAAGTTTCCTACTGAAACTGATCCTGAAATTGATGTTCAGTTGCCGTCCATGCCGCTTCTCAAGCACGATGAAGTTCCTAGCTTTTTGCACCCTTCAACTCCTTTTGCTTTCTTGAGGACGGCCATTCTTGGTCAATTTAAGAAACTTGATAAGCAATTTTGTGTATTGATGGACACTTTCCAAGAACTCGAGCCTGAAATCGTTGAATACATGTCCAAGTTTTGCCTTATAAAGACCGTTGGTCCATTGTTCAAGTACCCCGAAGTACCAAACAACACGATCCGTTGTGACATCATGAAACCTGATGACTGCATCGAGTGGCTCGACTCCAAACCGGCCGCGTCAGTGATATATATCTCGTTTGGTACTGTTGTTTACTTGAAACAAGAACAAGTGGATGAAATAGCTGAAGCGCTGTTAGCCACTGGTATCTCATACTTGTGGGTGATGAAACCGCCGGCAAAGGAGTCTGGCCTTCCAATCCACACTTTGCCTGAAGGGTTCTTGGAGAAAGTGGGTGACAATGGCAAGGTCGTGCAATGGAGTCCACAAGATAAAGTGCTGATTCACCCTTCGGTTTCCTGCTTTGTGTCGCATTGCGGTTGGAACTCGACGATGGAGGCACTGTCATGTGGTGTGCCCATCGTTGCGTTCCCTCAATGGGGCGATCAAGTGACGAACGCTGTTTATTTGGTCGATGTGTTCAAGACCGGGGTGAGAATGGGCGGTGGAGAGGCAGAAAACAGGATAATTCCAAAGGAGGAGGTGGCGAAATGCTTTGTGGAAGCAACAGTGGGGCCGAAGGCAAAGGATTTGAAGCGCAACGCCTTGAAGTGGAAGGCGGCGGCGGAGGCAGCGATGGCAGGTGGCGGATCCTCTGATAGGAACATACAAGCCTTCATTAATGAGGTGAGAAGGAGATGCACAAGCACTGACAATGATGCAGCTACTATGAATTTTGTGAATAAGCACTCCCCGACAGAGGTGGAGATAGTTTAG